CGTGGCGAAGTGGATCGACGTGGCCAGATCCCTGACATGGTCAGCATTCACTTACGTCCGCCCGAGGTCAGTAAGCGTGAAATGCCCGGCCACTGGGAAGGCGATCTGATCAAAGGTAAGAATAACGCGTCCGCGGTAGGCACCTTGGTAGAGCTTAGTAGTGGCTATCTGATCCTCGCAAAAATGGACGACGCCACCGCCACCTCCGCCGTAGCAGGCTTTAGTGCTGCTCTGAATCGAATGCCGACCACCGCTCGAAAAAGCATGACCTATGATCAGGGGCGTGAAATGGCACAACATGCAAAAATCACTCAAGAAACCGGCGTTGCGATTTACTTTTGCGATCCCCATAGCCCCTGGCAACGTGGGGCCAATGAGAATATCAATGGCCTTATCCGTCAATATTTACCGAAAGGAACGGACCTTTCAGTACATAGCCAGGAAGAGCTGGACGCCATTGCCTTTGAGCTGAATATGCGACCTCGAAAACGCTTTGGATTTAAATGTCCGATAGAAGTGATGAGCGAGCTGATGGCCAAGTACCATGAAAGCCCATCAACCATCCAATGAGTGTGTTGCACTCAGAGTCTGCATCCGCCCTCTCTAATGGTGAGCCAGCCCATGATGAGAGAAGCTTGAAAGATGCAATCTCACAGCTACGGCGTTGGTAAAAGGTATAACAAGGCGCTATTGCCGGACAAACTTGCCGCAAAGCGCGGCGTTATGTGATTAGCGGAGAAATCAATGAGTGATAGTTTATTCTTTAGAGAAAAATGCCCGAAATGCAGAGCAAAAAATGTTAGATTTGAGGTGATGTCGGAAAGCATAAGTGATGACTCTATCTATGCTGAGGCTTATGTATATGACGACTGGAGGGAGTATGATTACTTTCTTTTTTCACTCTCATCAAAATGCAACGAATGCAATCGAATTGTATCGGCAGATGTTGCAGTAATACACAACTTCGAAAAAAACTCAAAATGTGAATCACTAAAAGAGTTTTCTAGCATCGATGGTGAGTTAATAAGCAATGAAAAATTGCTTATTCATTTCAATTACCCTCCAGTTATACCAATGCAGCCAATAAGTAGTCCAACGATCGTTGATATACTTCATTTATTCGAACAGATGGTACAATGCTACAATATTAAGTCATGGGATGCTGTAGGTATGTTATGCCGAAAAATTATTGACATAGAATCACAAAAAATGTGGCATAAAAAGTTTCCAGGTATTCGTTGTCCAAATCTCTACAATAGGGTCGAGAAATTGCTAGTTCCTGATAAAGATGTTGAAAAAAGCGATGGCTGTCTAAACATAGATAATAAAAACCATAAAATTTTAAATCGAATTGAGCAAATAAGACTGCTAGGTAATGAAGCAGCACATAGTGAGTTGCTTTTCGATGAGACAGACGCAGAAACGGGGTATATTTTCACAATGTTTTTTATGGACGAAATTATTGGTTGGGAGTGAAAATCACATAACAAACTATTCAAAAGGTATTCGCAACGAGTGGCATTTTTACTATGCATTGGTTTAAGTGATTACGGTGGTATGCTGCAGCTTCGATATAGCGTTTCTCACCTCTTAACAGGGCTTTATGCATCAGCAAGGAGTTGATATCCGTGGGAGATAAAAAACCATACTTACATTTTAACGCATTTTTGGCCAAAGATGAGCATGCTTCTCTGCAAACTGCGGACTACCTAAAAGTTCCATCTCAAGTTAATGCTCATGAGCTTGATAGTAAACATGACCTTGAAGGAAAATTGTTCTTAAAAATTAATAAAGAGAAAAAACCCAAATGGAGTGGTTTTGCGGAGAATGTTACAGGCGTTTCATTAGATGAACTCTCTAATCGTTCCAGTTCAGCAGTTCTTATTATCAAAACAGCCACAGCTACAATGGCTTTTACCTTTGGCTATGGTCGATTCCTGATAGATACGAAATATTTTGTGCATGATTTTGGAATTAAAACTGCGCTTAATACACTTAACCATGACAGTTTGCGGAGCGTTGACCTTTTCACGCTAGAAGATCAGGCAGTCCAGAAAAAGTCGCAAGCTTCTAGAGAGTCCTCTGTCGGTGTGTTTGGTATTGATATCTCGAGAGATGTTCTTAGAGCTGTCACTGGGTCACCTAAAGATGGTGTGAGCTTGAAAAACATTTCTGGCGGGGATGCTGTTTATTCATTTGGCGTAGAAATGGATGTGGATGAAATATCCCAATTGGTTGATTTGCTCTTTGCTTACTATGCAAATGATTCATACAAAAGAAACTTTTCCTGGGTCGATAATATTAGGAAGGTCAAAGCAAAGTCCGAAATTGATCGTTTGGATTCTAAGTTGATCGATAAAATAAAAACAAAGAGCACCAAAATAACCATAACTATTCCTGAGATTGTTCAATGGGATAGCATCTATGGGTTCAGCTACACTCGAACTAAAAACTCTATAAAACCAACCATCGAGCCTAAGGAATACATTGATAACATAGATTTCGCTAAGGTGTCGATTGACTCAATCAAGCGAGACAGGCTATTTGTTTACGACGTTAATGAAAATGAGTCCGAGCATCAAATATATAAGTGCATCTATTTTGAACATAAAGAAATAGATAAAACTTACATACTATTCGCAGGGTTATGGTACGAAATCGACAATAGCTTTATGGCTAGAGTTGACGCTACGTTGGGGAGGATAAATGTATCATCTCTTGCTTTTCCAAAAGTTTATATTTGGGATGAAATAGAAGACGGAAAGACAAAATCAAAGATTGAATCAGAAGGTGATTACAATAAACGAGCTTCGACAAACTATAGCTATCATCTGCTCGATAAGGAGTTGATAAAAAGCAATAGAACCACTACGTCTATAGAGCTATGTGACTTGATGACAGATAACAAGCAGTTTGTTCATGTTAAACATAGAAAAGGCGGATCAGCTGGTTTAAGTCACCTTTTTGCACAAGGTAGTGTCTCTGCTGAGATTTTGCTTGGTGACAGAGAATTTAGGAAAAAAACGAGAACTGTTTTAAGACGAGTAAGTAGTGGTTTACAGGATAGTGTTCCACTTGATAAATTTAAAAGCGATGGCGTTGAAATTGTTTTTTTGATCTTAGGTGAGGATTCAGCAAGCTTAAAGAGCAATTTACCGTTTTTTAGTAAAGTTAACCTATCAAAGGCATTCGAAAACTTATCGCAAAGAGGTTTTGAAGTAAGTGTTGCTGGTGTAGGAACAGAGTCCAAACCTAATGCATAAAGAGGCGCTGAACTTGGATAAATTATTCGCTTTGTTCCTAATTTACCGGTGAGCGCAGCTTTAGCTTCACTTCACAGGAGAACGGAAAGCTCCATGAATGACATTCAGAAATACTTAACACCAAACAGAGAGGATTTTGATAAAGATCCTTTTGGTTACAGTGCATTGGCTCGACATAAATGGGGGATGGCTAGCACCATCGCAGGCTTTCCAATCGATATTACAAAACCAGCAACAGATGAAGAGCTCAAAAACCCTATACTCTGGATGTCGCAGGCTCATGCGCTTTCAGAAGCTGCAGCGGCTGTCCTAAGTAAAGATCAAAAATTCGAAGTTATGCCTCCACCAGTGCGTAGCGCATGTGACAGTCAGTACTGCGCAGTTGGGCTAATGCTTGTCGGTTACAGCTTAGAGATATGTCTGAAGTCTATGATAATTATTAGAGAAGGAGTTGATGGTTATCGAAAAATTGAGAAGAAAACAAAACATCATCGGTTACACGATTTAGCAAACTTTATACCTGATCTAAGTAAAAAAGAAATCGCAATACTTAGGGGGCTAACTCATTTTGTTTATTGGGCAGGTAGATATCCAGATCCAGGATCCGGAAAAGAAGGTGAAGCAGAAGAAATTTTCAATATATCAGAAAAATATAAAGTTTCAGCCCATGACCTGTTTAAATTAACAACAAAGGTTATGGGTCATGCGCAGACTGTGGCGGCAGAGTTATGATAAAAGTCAAAGCTAACAAGAAAAAGCAGCCGGACTGCTCCGCCGCGCGCTGTTTTCGGCGTTAAACCGCTACATCAGTGTCGCCTAAAAGACCGCTTCTGGCCGTATAACGACGGTTTGTCCTAGACCGTTGTTTGACTGCATCACACTTCTTTGAATAGGCCATAGGATAGCTCCAAAAACGCGACGAGACTCGGAGGTAGCTCCAATCAGTCCACCCAAAAATCTATGAACGCGGTTCAGGGTAGAGCGGGGCAATGCTGGCCCGACAAAACTCAGGCGTTGCCGCCGAAGGTCTTACGCCAGTCGCGTGGGCTGACTTGATGATGCTGCCT
This genomic window from Halomonas sp. TD01 contains:
- a CDS encoding IS30 family transposase, which gives rise to MSYLELSIEERASIQVGQAQGMSLRHIAQLLGRAPSTISREIRRNQMAQNGYCARYAQRQREKRREVCRPARKLLPGTERFDLIVHMLRRRLSPEQISGKLKTMKLPDLRDAYVCRETIYTAIYALPVGHLRKELIHCLRQGKTTRKPRRGEVDRRGQIPDMVSIHLRPPEVSKREMPGHWEGDLIKGKNNASAVGTLVELSSGYLILAKMDDATATSAVAGFSAALNRMPTTARKSMTYDQGREMAQHAKITQETGVAIYFCDPHSPWQRGANENINGLIRQYLPKGTDLSVHSQEELDAIAFELNMRPRKRFGFKCPIEVMSELMAKYHESPSTIQ
- a CDS encoding TIGR04141 family sporadically distributed protein, whose protein sequence is MGDKKPYLHFNAFLAKDEHASLQTADYLKVPSQVNAHELDSKHDLEGKLFLKINKEKKPKWSGFAENVTGVSLDELSNRSSSAVLIIKTATATMAFTFGYGRFLIDTKYFVHDFGIKTALNTLNHDSLRSVDLFTLEDQAVQKKSQASRESSVGVFGIDISRDVLRAVTGSPKDGVSLKNISGGDAVYSFGVEMDVDEISQLVDLLFAYYANDSYKRNFSWVDNIRKVKAKSEIDRLDSKLIDKIKTKSTKITITIPEIVQWDSIYGFSYTRTKNSIKPTIEPKEYIDNIDFAKVSIDSIKRDRLFVYDVNENESEHQIYKCIYFEHKEIDKTYILFAGLWYEIDNSFMARVDATLGRINVSSLAFPKVYIWDEIEDGKTKSKIESEGDYNKRASTNYSYHLLDKELIKSNRTTTSIELCDLMTDNKQFVHVKHRKGGSAGLSHLFAQGSVSAEILLGDREFRKKTRTVLRRVSSGLQDSVPLDKFKSDGVEIVFLILGEDSASLKSNLPFFSKVNLSKAFENLSQRGFEVSVAGVGTESKPNA